Proteins from a genomic interval of Osmia bicornis bicornis chromosome 13, iOsmBic2.1, whole genome shotgun sequence:
- the LOC123988430 gene encoding uncharacterized protein LOC123988430, with product MVRSRSQSCQMSRTLQSGIVCIFRFLATGDSYQTIAFSYRLGHSTVRSICLEVCRAINEILLAEYIPTPSKEKWLETANEMWTMWNFPNSMSRSPRWQTCDNSGACK from the coding sequence ATGGTCCGGTCTCGGTCTCAGTCCTGCCAGATGTCGAGAACTCTTCAGTCTGGAATCGTTTgtattttcagatttttagcTACTGGAGATTCCTATCAAACGATTGCTTTTAGCTATCGTCTTGGTCATTCAACCGTACGAAGTATTTGTCTTGAAGTTTGTAGAgcaattaatgaaatattattagcTGAATATATTCCAACTCCAAGTAAAGAGAAATGGTTAGAAACAGCTAATGAAATGTGGACTATGTGGAATTTTCCAAATTCTATGTCTAGGAGCCCTAGATGGCAAACATGTGACAATTCAGGCGCCTGCAAATAG